The Nothobranchius furzeri strain GRZ-AD chromosome 8, NfurGRZ-RIMD1, whole genome shotgun sequence sequence tgtaacttctccttgctgcctgccggctgtgatcacaagcgacaacatagtagttcccgctgcttcttcgggaaacggcgcacaacaaaaacttgggatcttgcaggcgtggcggtgggatttcagctacgcctatgtaagggaaaccctggacaCACAAAAATGGGAAGAGTAATAATTGTCGTTACAAAAACATGAAAGCCGTTCTACAAAGTCAGATTCCCGTCGGGTGTTTCAGCACCAGTCATGTGACTCAGCTGTTGTTCCACCataatatttatttaattattaaaataatgagtgGATGAGGAAcgtgtgtggatgactgagaccttcggtgTTGCGGTTCCCCGTTCTACctctagatgctgttcctacgcatggtcTGAACTTTCCGGATGTTCAGGAACGTTTCCACACAGGTACAACATGAGGAATACCACACAGTGTGTACGTTAGCTCCTACGCACCGCATACGCTCAGATCTGTGAGTGAGTACGGTTGGTACACGAGGCCCAGACCTGCAGTGTAAACGTAGCCTGGCAGTCTCTGATTTTTTCAGACGGTACAGCTCGGTACGCTTGCAGTTACATGGAAACGAGTACTAAAACAGGGTGACCATAGACCTGTTACTAATGGAAATGCCTCGGTACTGGTAGAAACGGGCCTAGAGTTCTTTGTACAGTTCAGACAGTCGAAGTGAAACGGGTTTGTTCTGTGGTTCCGTGTACTGAACCAGACCTGTCTGTGTCTGGTCTCCGTTAGATCGTGGGCCCAGCTGATGGGTCCAGCTACATCGTGGATTATTATGGAGCTCGACTGACCCGCCTGTCCATCACCAATGAGACATACAGGAAGCCACACCCCTGAACACATCCACAAGCTTCCTGCAAGAGTGAGTTCTGGAAGGTCAGGTGCTGATGGTCCAAATGGTCTGCATGGTTCTTATGGTGTATGTCTGCAGGTCTCCAGGAGCGTTGTGGAGAACCCTGCAGAGAAAGGACAACATTCTTCACCACGAGGAGCTCAAACCTCTGGAGAAGTCCTCCTGAAGCTCCGCCTGCTTTTGTTGTTTAATTTATGACACTTGAATatattttaataaagttttagtgTTTTTCTTCTGAGGATTTTCATTCTGAGCTCTTCCTGTTTCATTTGGATCAGAACAATTAGAACCCACTCAGATGTTCTACCAGAagtcgtgtgcgtgtgtgtgtgtatgcgtgcgtgtgtgtgtgtgcgtgcgtgcatgtgtgcgcgtgtgtgtgtgtgcatgcgtgcgtgtgcgtgcgtgtgtgcatgcgtgtacaggtgctggccagtaaattagaatatcatcaaaaggttgaaaatatttcagtaattccattcaaaacgtgaaacttgtacattatattcatgcaatgcacacagaccaatgtatttccaatgttcattacatttaaatttgatattcataagtgacaactactgaaaactccaaatttggtatctcaaaaaattagaatattctgaaaaggctgaatatagaagacacctgctgccactctaatcagctgatttactcaaaacacctgcaaaggcctttaaaaggtccctcagtcttgttttgaaggcaccacaatcatggggaagacttctgacttaacagctgtccaaaagacaatcattgacaccttgcacaaggagggcaagacacaaaaggtgattgctaaagaagctggctgttcgcagagctctgtgtccaagcacattaacagacaggcgaagggacggaaaaaatgtggtagaaaaaaagtgtacaagctctagggataaccgcaccctgcagagaattgtgacgacaaacccattcaaaaatgtgggggagatccacaaagagtggactgcagctggagtcagcgcttcaagaaccaccacgaggagactcatgaaagacatgggattcaggtgtcgcattccgtgtgtcaagccactcttgaacaagaaacagcgcaagaagcgtctcgcctgggccaaggacaaaaaggactggactgatgctgagtggtccaaagttatgttttctgatgaaagcaagttctgcatttcctttggaaatcaaggacccagagtctggaggaagagcggagaagcacagaatccatgttgcatgaggtccagtgtaaagtttccaccgtcagtgatggtgtggggtgccatgtcatctgccggtgttggcccactctgtttcctgaggtccagggtcaatgcagccgtctaccaggaagttttagagcacttcatgcttcctgctgctgaccaactttatggggatgcagacttcacctttcaacaggacttggcacctgcacacagtgccaaaaccaccagcacctggttcaaggaccatggtatccctgtccttgattggccagcaaactcgcctgaccttaaccccatagaaaatctatggggtattgtgaagcggaggatgttatacgctagacccaacaatgcagaggagctgaagacgactatcagagcaacctgggctctcataacacctgagcagtgccacagactgatcgagtccatgccacgccgcattactgcagttattgaggcaaaaggagccccgactaagtattgagtgctatacatgcacattcttttcatgttcattcttttcagttggccaacattagagaaacaaacattttttcattggcctttagaatattctaattttctgagataccagatttgatgttttcattggttgtcacctataaatatcaaaattaaacgtaataaacatcggaaatacattggtctgtgtgcattgcatgaatataatgtacaagtttcacgttttgaatggaattactgaaatattttcaaccttttgatgatattctaatttactggccagcacctgtatgtgtgtgtgtgcatgtttgtgtgtgcgtgcgtgtgtgtgcatgtgtgcatctgtgtgtgtgtgcgtgcgtgcgtgcatgtgtttgtgtgcgcaCGCTCGTGCGTGTGCAcgcgtgcatgtttgtgtgtgagcgtgtgtgtgcgtgtgtgcatgtgtgtgtgcacatgcgtgtgtgtgtgcatgtgtgtgtgcatgtgtgtgtgtgtgtttgtgtgcacatgcgtgtgtgtgtgtgtgtttgtgtgtatgtgtgtgtgcgcatgtgtgtgtttgtgtgtatgtgtgtgtgcatgtgtgtgtttgtgtgtatgtgtgtgtgcatgtgtgtgtttgtgtgtatgtgtgtatgtgtgtgtgcatgtgtgtgtgtgtgtgtgtgtgtatgtgtgtgtgtgtgtgttctacaggTTATTATTTATTGGTGTTCTCAGAAACTGGGTGACATTTTCGGCACAAAGTCAGGTTGCTCTCCTCCAGTTCTGCGGTTTTCTGAACAGAACATGAAACTGCTGCCGAGGAGTCGTTTCAAAGCAGTGGAAGACCTGATGGAAGGAGGAGGAGCCACATCCTCGGAGAGATGTTGACCTCTCAGAGTAAATCTGTCCTCGGCTGGAAGATGTGTTCATATTTAAAGATCCGGTTCTTTAAAGCTTCAGCAGCTCTGTGTTTGAACAACCTtggaggaggaagagggggaGGTCTTCATCACCAAACATTCTCTGATGTTTTTCCAGAGAAATGAACCAGCCGGCAGTCAAAGAGGAACACTTCTAACAGGTTTGGCTCCCTCTGGATGAGGAATCAGAACCTCGGGCCTGTCAGAATCTTTAACTCCACTGAGTAAAAACTACCAGCAGGCAATGCCGtttgtgtcttgcccaatgacacaacagcagtaGGTATTCTCTGGTGggaaccaggatcgaacctgTTAGCCATACACACGTAACTGACTGGTGTTGCAAAGATTAAAACACACTTTTAACGGATACGTCACATGCAGGTGTTACCAAATGTAACAGAAAAGTGTCAAACAGGTGTTGCACACGTTAAACTGACGTGTCACAAACAGGTATTACACATTTATTACTGACCTGTCacacaagccctttttacaagacactcgGTGCCACTCTGTGCATCGAGTCACTCAGTGTTGGTCAAGTTACTTggaaaaagtaattaattactaattactGATTACCTCCTCCCAAAAGTAATCCCGTTACTTTACTGATTACTTATTttcaaaagtaattagttacttaATTACTTAGTTACTTTGTGAAAATATGAAACACAACCTGACTAGGCTATAAGTATATTCCATCATATAAAATTCAATCATGAAACTgttcttaattttttttattggttTTAACTTTTTCCTTTACAAACATTGCATgaagaaaaaaactaaataaacaaatgcAACCGGCTCTGATACAGTCAAAGAAATTAGTTTAATATATAAACCTGTTTATTGCACATTTCACCACAAtttaagaaaaataaatcaagtttttttcttatatttctgcacatacctgcatTTAACATGACAAACTTTCGCAGCGTTTAAACTTAGAGTAAATTCTAGTGAAATACaactaaaataaatttaaaaaatacacTATTCCATTTAACAATTCTTTAGAAGTTGGTGAAGTGGAACTTAGAGTAATGCCATAACAACCAAAACAGAGAATTCAGTTTCATGCTACATTTAGACCTAGTCTCAGTGTACATGGCTCACCAAAAAAATATCATTTTCAATTATGTTTTCACTTTATGACTTATGACTATCTATCAAGCAAAAACCTGTAAATGTAACTGACTCCAAAACAGTTAAAGCATGTTTTTTCTGTTCCGTGCTACATTTAGACCCAGTCTAAAATCATGACTAACCTAAAATGTACcagatgttttgttttcttttgagtGAAGCAGTGGTTATATCGCATCAGCAGAAGCTTCTCAAACCTTCTATCAGATAGTCGGTTTCTTTTCGGGgaaagcaccaatccacctgagcTAAACAGCCTTTCCACTGGTGCACTGGATGGAGGTGGAGTGTTGTACTTCATgtaaatctttttaacagttggaaACTGATTCAGAAGCTCAAGCTCATGCCCTGACCTTATATAGTCAGTTACTTCATTTTCTGCTGAGAAGGATTCTCTGGGTTGGATCTCAAAGTCAAAAAAGTCCATCTCATCTGGACTGGCTGGAGGTTGGGAGTCTTGGGGCACGTCAGCAGTTGCAGCAGCGGTTGTACGACACTCTGTGATAAGAAGCTCCTTCACCTGCACTCGGCTACACTCGTCTCTCAGCCGACGCAGCTTAAACTCTGGACAGGTGGCCGCTGCAAGACGTCCTTCTTGGCTCTCCAGAACAGCATTAAAGCGAGTCTTGATGGCCTGTAACATACAGTAAGATGTATCTAAgaatttatgtattttattatatatttacAATTATATTCTCTTTTAGACTATTGTGACAATAATTTGAATgagattcatttatttttatttaatctgaCCACTTTATTTAAATCTTTTGTTGATATTATGATCATTAGTAATTGTTTTTAGGTTAGGTTTTTTATTCTATCATGTTAAAATTTGTAAACACTACTTAACACACAGTAAAACATTCATATTCCATGTAGGGTGttgaaaatacataaataaatgaatagattTCTAAATCCAtccaatgaaaatattaatttatAATCTTACCTTGGCGATGACATCTGGAAGGGTGGCTGTCCTTTTAGAGAGGTCGTCTTTCAGGGCACGTGTCTCTGACATCAGGCTTGTGAGTGTTGTAGTAGAGCTCCATAAGGGCACTCATCTCCTTGCAAGATGTCCAGAGCTACTGTCAGGGGCTTCATCACACCGATGTATTCCTTCAAGAACTGATGCTCCTTTTCAGTAAAGCACTTGATTCCCAGTTTTACACACAATGGATTAAGTTCATTTGAAGGTATAGTGAGGATTCTTGAAATTGCTTCATACAGGGAATTCCACCTTGTGGATGCAGGTACCATCAGCTTCCTGCGGCTGATTTCCTCTACCTGTTCAGCAGCTAATGTCGACCGACTTGCTTTAGTCCAAAGAGCAGAGCACTTCGCCATGCTGCTCCTGTACACACTCTTGGTTTCTGCACTGGAGTTTAGATGTTTCTCAACATCACTTGTTGATATCAGGTTAATGGTGTGTGTGATGCACATCTGTAATGTGGAGGCAGGCTGAACTGACCTTCTGTAGATGGGCTGACAGAACATTTATGACATCTGTAAAAGTTggttcctcctcatcatcctcgtTTTCAGATTCAGACTCCAAATCACAGGACTGATACATTCTGAATGCTTTGGCGAAGTtggatgcgttatctgttactgtGGCAACAACTTTGCCATGCAACCCGTATGTGGAACAAATTTCTTCCATCTCTGCTCCAATCACATCAAATGTGTGGCTGCCTTTAATCCTCTTGCATGCAAGAGCTGCCTTGTTGCGCTGTAAAGTGGAATTAATCCGGTGAACTGTTACACCCAAGAAACTTTTGTTATTCACCGTCCAAATGTCAGCAGTAGTGGAAACAAAGTCTACCTCTTCAAGTGTTGCCTTCAAATAGGAGTTCATGATGTCATATTCTCGCTCAAGGTATTCTGAGAATGACTTTCTCTGGGGTAGTCTGACACCACTTTTAGTCGGAATTTTGTCTATGATGCGTCGGAATGATTCAGAATCCACAGTGGAAATCGGTAACATCTCCTCCACTACATAGCTAGCAACAAGCTTTTTCAGTTCGGCGGCACCAAGTCCGGCGGGTTTTACATCTATTTTCACCTGTTTACTAGCAGTAGGGCCGTCTGATGGAGAATCCACGTTAGCAGCTGCAGCTGTGATGCCAGTCGGGCTCTCGGTGAGCTTCACATTCCCATGCCGGTTAGCTAGATGCTTGCTAAGGTTGGAAGTTGAGTTTTTCGCTGCAGATAAGTTTCCTTCCAACGCAGAGTGTGCAGCGGACACTAATATTTTTGTCGTTTTTTACAGAATCAAACTGAAAGTAGTGGCGACACTTCCAACCATCAAACGCCGAACGCACATGCTCTCTGTCACGCTCCGTTGTTCTCGTCTGTTGTTTTCTATCATAGACGGCGCACGCGTTTAGACGTCATCGTCAGGAGATGCGCTCTACTCATTTGAGTAACGCAGTAACGCAGCCTGCTTGCACCAAAGTAACGGCAGTTTAATTACATTTTTGCCATTGTAATCCCTTAC is a genomic window containing:
- the LOC129153575 gene encoding uncharacterized protein, producing MSETRALKDDLSKRTATLPDVIAKAIKTRFNAVLESQEGRLAAATCPEFKLRRLRDECSRVQVKELLITECRTTAAATADVPQDSQPPASPDEMDFFDFEIQPRESFSAENEVTDYIRSGHELELLNQFPTVKKIYMKYNTPPPSSAPVERLFSSGGLVLSPKRNRLSDRRFEKLLLMRYNHCFTQKKTKHLVHFRLVMILDWV